The Acidobacteriota bacterium genome includes a region encoding these proteins:
- a CDS encoding POTRA domain-containing protein — MRAGVVLVVLLLLADAAVARQYVGQTIADVRVEVAGVPLTEPAVIELIETRIGEPLTMTQVRATIDHLVGLGRFEDVRVVAAPSAEGVIVRWLLIPVRRIGAIKIDGHAQVPGAAIRAELADRFGALPSVNRVPEMVTVLGAFYADRGFRQAAILPRLDENQSQPERVTLVLSIKPGSRAAIRAITVTTSRIAPEAEVIERLGLQAGRPFDRTALEARIADYEEDLRGRGYYEARVRQAHDFSADGASVDVQVAVEPGPHVRVVFEGDPLEGNREALVPVREERTVDQDLLEDASLRIEDALRRAGYRSAQAPFARRQEGDEVIVTFTVTRGPQHRISLVEISGLDGLDETEIAPLLQLKAGEPYVESRVGMVASAITELYHVRGYSRATVTPAIQVLPAETRGGASFRPVEVRFEVQEGQPTEVTGATVEGVTALEPSQLASQLALSAGRPFYRPQLAADRDTLLRTYRGLGYQNVSVISQLAFADDQRRVAITWTVTEGPQIVVDRVLIKGNLRTGIDLIRRELTIRSGSPLSDGALIESQRQLAATGLFRRVRVSELPRTGSNSRDVLVDLEEAPATTISYGGGIEVGGITGTDDDGQANEELDVAPRGFFDISRRNLWGKNRSVTLFARVTLRKGNGDEGIEGGNAAGYGLNDYRGLFTFREPRAFGTTGDAQFSAFIEQGLRSSFDFNRKGVTADYAKRFTGFTVTGRYTFDYTKLYNERIAPDDQLLIDRLFPQVRLSKVFSSVLRDSRDDVLDPQQGSVLGLDGSIAARVLGSEVGFVKSFAQAFIYRRLPGRGIVLAAGARVGVAVGSAQVVPAVIEIAAPADADVARDRSRAATFPTTIRDLPASERFFAGGDTTVRGFALDRLGTPETLDPQGFPQGGNGLAVFNFEARAPYWKNLQFVWFTDAGNVFKLASDIRLDELRLTSGIGFRYRSPIGPLRVDWGFKLSTKLLATGGRERSNVLHISLGQAF, encoded by the coding sequence ATGCGCGCAGGCGTGGTCCTGGTCGTACTGCTGCTGCTCGCCGACGCGGCCGTGGCCCGCCAGTACGTCGGCCAGACCATTGCCGACGTGCGGGTCGAGGTCGCCGGCGTGCCGCTTACCGAGCCGGCGGTGATCGAGTTAATCGAGACCCGCATTGGCGAACCGCTCACCATGACCCAGGTCCGGGCGACGATCGATCACCTGGTGGGCCTCGGTCGTTTCGAGGATGTGCGAGTGGTCGCAGCGCCGTCGGCTGAGGGCGTGATCGTCCGGTGGCTGTTGATCCCGGTGCGCCGCATTGGCGCCATCAAGATCGACGGCCATGCCCAGGTGCCCGGCGCGGCCATCCGCGCCGAACTGGCGGACCGGTTTGGCGCGCTCCCGTCGGTAAACCGGGTGCCCGAGATGGTGACCGTTCTCGGGGCCTTCTATGCCGATCGCGGCTTCCGTCAGGCGGCCATCCTGCCGCGCCTCGACGAGAATCAGTCCCAGCCCGAGCGAGTGACACTGGTGCTGTCGATCAAGCCCGGTTCGCGCGCCGCCATCCGCGCCATCACGGTGACGACGTCGCGGATCGCACCGGAGGCCGAGGTCATCGAGCGCCTTGGCCTGCAGGCCGGGCGCCCGTTCGATCGCACCGCGCTCGAGGCGCGCATTGCCGACTACGAGGAAGACTTGCGCGGCCGCGGCTACTACGAGGCGCGGGTGCGCCAGGCTCACGACTTCTCGGCTGACGGCGCGAGCGTGGATGTCCAAGTGGCCGTCGAACCCGGGCCGCATGTGCGGGTCGTGTTCGAGGGCGACCCTCTCGAGGGCAATCGCGAGGCTCTGGTGCCGGTGCGCGAAGAGCGGACCGTGGACCAGGACCTGCTCGAAGACGCCAGTCTCCGCATCGAGGACGCGCTGCGGCGCGCCGGCTATCGCTCGGCGCAGGCCCCGTTCGCCCGCCGCCAGGAGGGCGACGAGGTGATTGTCACGTTCACGGTGACGCGCGGCCCGCAGCACCGCATCAGCCTGGTCGAAATCTCGGGGCTGGACGGGCTCGACGAAACCGAGATTGCGCCGCTGCTGCAGCTGAAGGCGGGTGAGCCGTACGTCGAGTCGCGCGTCGGCATGGTCGCCTCCGCGATCACCGAGCTGTACCACGTGCGGGGTTATTCGCGAGCGACGGTGACGCCGGCCATCCAGGTCCTGCCCGCCGAGACGCGCGGCGGCGCGTCGTTCCGGCCGGTCGAGGTGCGGTTCGAGGTCCAGGAGGGGCAACCCACTGAGGTCACCGGCGCCACGGTGGAAGGGGTCACCGCCCTCGAGCCGTCGCAGCTGGCCTCGCAGCTGGCGTTGTCGGCCGGACGGCCATTCTACCGCCCGCAACTGGCGGCCGACCGCGACACGCTGCTGCGGACGTATCGCGGCCTAGGCTACCAGAACGTGTCGGTGATCTCACAGCTTGCGTTCGCCGACGATCAGCGCCGCGTGGCCATCACCTGGACGGTGACGGAAGGGCCGCAGATTGTCGTCGACCGCGTGCTGATCAAGGGCAACCTGCGGACCGGCATCGACCTCATCCGGCGGGAACTCACCATCCGCTCCGGCAGTCCGCTGAGCGACGGCGCGTTAATCGAGAGCCAGCGCCAGCTGGCGGCGACCGGCCTGTTCCGCCGCGTGCGGGTGAGTGAGCTGCCGCGCACCGGGTCCAACAGCCGCGACGTGCTGGTCGACCTCGAAGAGGCGCCGGCCACGACCATCAGCTACGGCGGCGGCATCGAAGTCGGCGGCATCACCGGCACAGACGACGATGGCCAGGCCAACGAGGAACTCGACGTCGCGCCGCGCGGCTTCTTCGACATCAGCCGGCGCAACCTGTGGGGGAAGAACCGTTCGGTCACGTTGTTCGCCCGCGTGACGCTGCGCAAGGGCAACGGCGACGAGGGGATCGAGGGCGGCAACGCCGCCGGCTACGGCCTCAACGACTATCGCGGGTTGTTCACGTTTCGGGAGCCCCGGGCGTTTGGCACCACCGGCGACGCCCAGTTCAGCGCGTTCATCGAGCAGGGCTTGCGCTCGAGCTTCGATTTCAATCGCAAGGGCGTCACCGCCGACTACGCCAAGCGGTTCACCGGCTTCACCGTCACCGGCCGCTACACCTTCGACTACACGAAGCTCTACAACGAACGCATCGCGCCAGACGACCAACTCCTGATCGATCGGCTGTTTCCCCAGGTGCGGTTGTCCAAGGTCTTCAGCTCCGTGTTGCGCGACTCGCGTGACGATGTGCTCGATCCGCAGCAAGGGTCGGTGCTCGGCCTCGACGGATCGATCGCCGCGAGGGTGCTCGGTTCGGAAGTGGGGTTCGTGAAGAGCTTCGCCCAGGCGTTCATTTACCGGCGGTTGCCGGGCCGCGGCATCGTGCTGGCGGCCGGCGCGCGCGTGGGCGTCGCGGTCGGCTCCGCACAGGTGGTGCCGGCGGTCATCGAAATCGCCGCGCCGGCCGACGCCGACGTGGCGCGCGATCGGTCGCGGGCGGCGACTTTTCCCACTACCATTCGCGACCTGCCTGCGAGCGAACGGTTTTTTGCCGGCGGCGACACCACCGTGCGCGGCTTCGCGCTCGACCGGCTGGGCACGCCCGAGACGCTCGATCCGCAGGGGTTCCCGCAAGGCGGCAACGGCCTCGCCGTCTTCAATTTCGAGGCCCGCGCGCCCTATTGGAAGAACCTGCAGTTCGTGTGGTTTACCGACGCCGGCAACGTCTTCAAGCTGGCGTCCGACATCCGCCTGGACGAACTGCGGCTCACCAGCGGGATCGGCTTTCGCTATCGGTCGCCGATTGGCCCGCTGCGGGTGGATTGGGGCTTCAAGCTCAGCACGAAGCTGCTGGCAACCGGTGGGCGGGAGCGATCGAACGTGCTGCACATCTCGCTGGGGCAGGCCTTCTAG